From the Natrarchaeobaculum aegyptiacum genome, one window contains:
- a CDS encoding pyridoxamine 5'-phosphate oxidase family protein, translating into MVEFRGAWTDDEVAGFFEDATIPIRLGVRRPDGTPWVVTLWYRYCDGLLECATSADAALLTYLRTDPEVAFDVSTNEIPYRGVRGHGSASMSPDDGKMVLRALLERYLGGTDSPLAERLLADDRDEICIRIEPRTVFSWDYSDRMQPKADR; encoded by the coding sequence ATGGTCGAGTTCCGCGGCGCCTGGACGGACGACGAGGTGGCTGGATTCTTCGAGGACGCGACGATCCCGATTCGACTCGGGGTGCGCCGGCCAGACGGAACACCCTGGGTGGTAACCCTGTGGTACCGATACTGCGACGGGTTGCTCGAGTGCGCCACCTCGGCTGACGCAGCGCTGTTGACGTACCTCCGGACCGACCCCGAGGTTGCCTTCGACGTATCGACGAACGAGATTCCATACCGGGGCGTACGGGGTCACGGCTCCGCGTCCATGTCACCCGACGACGGGAAGATGGTCCTCCGAGCCCTCCTCGAGCGGTATCTCGGGGGGACGGATTCACCCCTCGCTGAGCGGCTGCTCGCCGACGATCGCGACGAGATTTGCATCCGAATCGAGCCCCGTACCGTCTTTAGCTGGGATTACTCCGATCGAATGCAACCGAAGGCTGATCGGTGA
- a CDS encoding linear amide C-N hydrolase produces the protein MCTRLVYLGPEEIVLTGRSMDWHGEIGTNVWVFPRGMERTGEVGPASLEWTAEYGSVVASAYDIATTDGMNEEGLVANVLWLTESEYPEWNGDTPGLSISLWAQYVLDNFATVAEAVDHHRTEEFVVVSDEIPDEGRLATLHLSISDATGDSAILEYVDGELTIHHDRDYQVMTNSPPFDQQRALEAYWSEIGGTVMLPGTNRPADRFVRASFYVDAIPRTDDRRIATASVFGAIRNVSVPYGISTPDEPHISSTRWRTVADHRNRRYYFESALSPTIFWLDLEGVDFDADAGVRSLALGENQSNVFAGDVADDLVETEPFEFLGVGNSAG, from the coding sequence ATGTGTACGCGACTGGTGTATCTCGGACCCGAAGAGATCGTGCTCACCGGCCGGTCGATGGACTGGCACGGCGAGATCGGAACCAACGTCTGGGTATTCCCGCGCGGGATGGAACGAACGGGTGAAGTCGGGCCAGCCTCGCTCGAGTGGACGGCCGAATACGGCAGCGTCGTCGCCTCTGCGTACGACATCGCGACGACCGACGGGATGAACGAAGAAGGGCTGGTCGCGAACGTCCTGTGGCTCACCGAATCCGAGTATCCCGAGTGGAACGGCGACACGCCCGGGCTGTCGATCTCGCTGTGGGCCCAGTACGTCCTCGACAACTTCGCGACCGTCGCCGAGGCAGTCGATCACCACCGAACCGAGGAGTTCGTCGTCGTCTCCGACGAGATCCCCGACGAAGGCCGACTCGCCACCTTACACCTGTCCATCTCGGACGCCACGGGTGACAGCGCCATCCTCGAATACGTCGACGGCGAGTTAACGATCCACCACGACCGCGACTATCAGGTGATGACCAACTCCCCGCCGTTCGACCAGCAACGCGCCCTCGAGGCCTACTGGTCGGAGATCGGCGGCACCGTCATGTTACCGGGAACGAATCGGCCGGCCGACCGGTTCGTCCGCGCGAGTTTCTACGTCGACGCGATTCCCCGGACCGACGACCGCCGAATCGCGACGGCGAGCGTCTTCGGTGCGATCCGCAACGTTTCCGTCCCCTACGGGATCAGTACGCCGGACGAACCACACATCTCCTCGACGCGCTGGCGCACCGTCGCCGACCACCGGAACCGACGCTACTACTTCGAGTCGGCACTCTCGCCGACCATCTTCTGGCTGGACCTCGAGGGAGTCGACTTCGACGCCGATGCCGGCGTTCGATCGCTGGCACTCGGCGAGAATCAGTCGAACGTCTTCGCCGGTGACGTCGCCGACGACCTCGTCGAAACGGAGCCGTTCGAGTTTCTCGGCGTCGGTAATTCGGCGGGCTGA
- a CDS encoding helix-turn-helix transcriptional regulator yields the protein MDAALEEIEFLARSPNRVEVLRLCAAGPSTRSELADETGVSQATLGRILGDFADRSWITRDGSQYEATVTGRLVAAAVSDLLAALETERRLRDVVEYLPTDGPAADLDPRHLADATITTPSRTRPGAPLNRLLEFLPDAETVRTVSHAFNEQTLDVVETQTAAGEQTFTGVFTYEAIDALRRDDELRGRLEQLLGHESAAVSVVEAVPVAVMTVDDVVYVLLRDDEGILRGSIDTDDPDVRMWAEDLIDEYVAEARELSPADIVDGE from the coding sequence ATGGACGCTGCGCTCGAGGAGATCGAGTTCCTCGCGCGATCGCCGAACCGCGTCGAGGTGCTCCGACTATGCGCTGCAGGGCCGTCAACGCGCTCGGAACTCGCCGACGAGACAGGTGTTTCGCAGGCAACGCTCGGTCGGATCCTCGGTGACTTCGCGGACCGATCGTGGATCACGCGCGACGGCAGCCAGTACGAAGCGACCGTGACCGGCCGACTCGTCGCAGCCGCCGTTTCGGACCTCCTCGCTGCACTCGAGACCGAGCGTCGCCTCCGGGACGTCGTCGAGTACCTCCCGACGGACGGACCGGCCGCCGATCTCGATCCGCGCCATCTCGCGGACGCGACGATCACGACACCCTCGCGAACGCGCCCGGGTGCGCCGTTGAACCGGCTGCTCGAGTTTCTCCCGGACGCCGAGACCGTGCGAACGGTCTCCCACGCGTTCAACGAACAGACGCTCGACGTGGTCGAGACCCAGACCGCGGCTGGCGAACAGACGTTCACCGGCGTCTTCACCTACGAAGCGATCGACGCGCTCCGCAGGGATGACGAGCTACGGGGACGACTCGAGCAGCTGCTCGGCCACGAGTCGGCGGCCGTCTCCGTCGTCGAGGCGGTCCCGGTCGCGGTGATGACGGTCGACGACGTCGTCTACGTGCTGCTCCGGGACGATGAGGGAATCCTCCGTGGTTCGATCGACACCGACGATCCCGACGTCCGCATGTGGGCCGAAGACCTGATCGACGAGTACGTCGCGGAGGCGAGGGAACTCAGCCCTGCAGACATCGTCGACGGCGAGTGA